A single Pseudomonas brassicacearum DNA region contains:
- a CDS encoding GntR family transcriptional regulator, producing the protein MKSLASDTRLPLYQRLRDQLAEQIANNRWRPGEAIPTEAALSAEYQLSTGTVRKAIDALVSEGVLERQQGRGTFIRRPQFQSSLFRFFRFQSASGERRVPESRILSVEPVAAPSAVAQALGLPMDAPVIRIVRVRLLEVEPVLAEEIWLPRSRFQPLLEIDLSQKGPLLYPIYEETCAQVVAYAEETLTAESVNEVHARLLQVPVNSPVVVIERLARDYAGNPLEWRRSRGHAEHFRYRVEIR; encoded by the coding sequence ATGAAATCTCTTGCCAGTGATACCCGCCTACCGCTTTATCAACGTTTACGCGACCAATTGGCTGAACAGATCGCCAATAACCGCTGGCGTCCAGGGGAGGCGATTCCTACTGAGGCGGCACTGTCAGCCGAATACCAGTTGTCTACCGGCACGGTGCGCAAGGCCATCGATGCGTTGGTCAGCGAGGGCGTCCTGGAGCGTCAGCAGGGGCGCGGCACCTTTATTCGCCGACCGCAATTTCAATCGTCGCTGTTCCGTTTTTTCCGCTTTCAAAGCGCTTCGGGCGAACGCCGGGTTCCCGAGAGCCGGATCTTGTCCGTGGAACCGGTGGCCGCGCCTTCGGCGGTGGCCCAGGCACTGGGGTTGCCGATGGATGCGCCGGTGATTCGCATCGTGCGGGTGCGTCTGCTGGAAGTGGAGCCGGTGCTCGCCGAAGAAATCTGGTTGCCCCGCAGCCGTTTCCAACCGTTGCTCGAAATCGACCTGAGTCAAAAAGGGCCGCTGCTTTATCCCATCTATGAAGAAACCTGCGCTCAGGTGGTCGCCTATGCCGAAGAAACCCTCACCGCCGAGTCGGTGAATGAAGTCCACGCGCGACTGCTGCAGGTGCCGGTCAACAGCCCGGTGGTGGTGATCGAGCGTCTGGCGCGCGACTACGCCGGCAATCCCCTGGAGTGGCGACGTTCGCGCGGGCATGCCGAGCATTTCCGCTACCGCGTGGAAATCCGCTGA
- a CDS encoding MFS transporter, whose translation MFSWYRQVTARERKTFWACFGGWSLDALEVQMFGLAIPALIAAFALTKGDAGLVSGVTLVTSALGGWVGGTLSDRYGRVRTLQWMILWFSFFTFLSAFVTGFHSLLIVKALQGFGIGGEWAAGAVLMAETINPKYRGKVMGTVQSAWAVGWGLAVGVFTLIYSFVPQDMAWRVMFIVGLLPSFLIIWVRRNVEEPDSFQRLKKENVIPQSFFKSLGGIFRPELLRVTLFGGLLGLGAHGGYHAVMTWLPTFLKTERNLSVLNSGGYLAVIIFAFWCGCVVSGLLIDRIGRRKNILLFALCCVVTVQCYVFLPLSNTQMLFLGFPLGFFAAGIPASLGAFFNELYPADVRGAGVGFCYNFGRVLSAVFPFLVGHMSDSMSLGSAIGIDAGIAYGVAVIAALCLPETRGRSLQATAASAPGVESDSQGARA comes from the coding sequence ATGTTCAGTTGGTATCGCCAAGTCACTGCGCGGGAGCGTAAAACGTTTTGGGCCTGTTTCGGCGGATGGTCGCTCGACGCCCTGGAAGTACAGATGTTCGGCCTGGCGATACCGGCGCTGATCGCCGCGTTCGCCCTGACCAAGGGCGATGCCGGGCTGGTCAGCGGCGTGACCCTGGTCACTTCGGCCCTTGGCGGTTGGGTCGGCGGCACGCTGTCGGACCGCTACGGTCGGGTGCGTACGCTGCAGTGGATGATCCTGTGGTTTTCGTTCTTTACCTTCCTGTCGGCGTTCGTCACCGGTTTCCACTCGCTGTTGATCGTCAAGGCGCTGCAGGGCTTCGGGATTGGCGGCGAATGGGCCGCCGGTGCGGTGCTGATGGCCGAGACCATCAACCCCAAGTACCGCGGCAAGGTCATGGGCACGGTACAAAGCGCCTGGGCGGTGGGTTGGGGGCTGGCGGTCGGCGTCTTCACGCTGATCTACTCCTTTGTGCCGCAAGACATGGCCTGGCGGGTGATGTTCATCGTGGGCCTGCTGCCGTCGTTCCTGATCATTTGGGTGCGGCGCAACGTCGAAGAACCCGACAGTTTCCAGCGCCTGAAAAAGGAAAATGTCATCCCGCAGAGTTTCTTCAAATCCCTGGGCGGTATCTTTCGCCCTGAGCTGCTGCGCGTGACCTTGTTTGGCGGGCTGTTGGGGTTGGGGGCGCACGGCGGTTACCACGCGGTGATGACGTGGCTGCCGACCTTCCTCAAGACCGAGCGCAACCTGTCGGTGCTCAACTCCGGCGGCTACCTGGCGGTGATCATCTTTGCCTTCTGGTGCGGCTGCGTGGTCAGCGGCCTGTTGATCGATCGCATTGGCCGGCGCAAAAACATCCTGCTGTTCGCGCTGTGCTGCGTGGTGACCGTGCAGTGCTATGTGTTCCTGCCGTTGAGCAACACCCAGATGCTGTTCCTGGGGTTCCCGCTCGGCTTCTTCGCGGCCGGTATTCCGGCCAGCCTCGGGGCGTTTTTCAACGAGTTGTACCCGGCGGATGTGCGCGGCGCCGGCGTGGGGTTCTGCTACAACTTCGGCCGGGTGCTCTCGGCGGTGTTCCCGTTCCTGGTCGGGCACATGAGCGATTCCATGTCCTTGGGCTCGGCCATTGGCATCGACGCCGGGATTGCCTACGGCGTGGCGGTGATCGCGGCGCTTTGCCTGCCGGAAACCCGCGGCCGCAGCCTGCAAGCCACTGCTGCATCGGCGCCTGGGGTAGAGAGTGACAGCCAGGGCGCCCGGGCCTGA